From one Triticum urartu cultivar G1812 chromosome 3, Tu2.1, whole genome shotgun sequence genomic stretch:
- the LOC125543082 gene encoding chloride channel protein CLC-c-like produces the protein MDGDQSPRPQQHHHTPEREGNNNHDIEGMDGAAEGDWWQNSSSNALLRYDDRGSICEPLMRKRTINTTSQIAIVGANICPIESLDYEVVENNLFKQDWRSRKKKQIFQYIVMKWTLVLLIGLLTGLVGFFNNLAVENIAGLKLLITSDLMLKQRYFTAFLAYGGSNLVLAAAAAAICAYIAPAAAGSGIPEVKAYLNGVDAYSILAPSTLFVKIFGSILGVSAGFVLGKEGPMVHTGACIANLLGQGGSRKYHLTCNWLRYFKNDRDRRDLITCGCAAGVAAAFRAPVGGVLFALEEAASWWRSALLWRAFFTTAVVAVVLRTLIEFCRSGKCGLFGQGGLIMFDLSSTVATYSSPDLLAIILLGIIGGIFGGLFNFLLDKILRVYSIINERGAPSKILLTIIVSVITSMCSYGLPWLASCTQCPEDAVEQCPTVGRSGNYKNFQCPPGYYNGMASLFFNTNDDAIRNLFSTGTATEYHMSSLFIFFVAIYCLGLVTYGIAVPSGLFIPVILAGATYGRIVGTLLGSISNLDPGLFALLGAASFLGGTMRMTVSVCVILLELTNDLQMLPLVMLVLLISKTIADNFNKGVYDQIVVMKGLPYMEAHAEPYMRHLVAGDVVSGPLITFSGVEKVGDIVTALRITGHNGFPVVDEPPLTEVPELVGLVIRSHLLVLLKGKMFMKEPVKMSGSFVMERFGAFDFAKAGSGKGLKIEDLYFTDEEMQMYVDLHAIANTSPYTVVETMSLAKAALLFRELGLRHLLVVPKTPYRPPIVGILTRHDFVAEHIHDLFPSLNPHNFHSASMGG, from the exons ATGGACGGAGACCAATCGCCGCGGCCTCAGCAGCACCACCACACGCCGGAGCGGGAGGGGAACAACAACCACGACATTGAGGGCATGGACGGTGCAGCAGAAGGGGATTGGTGGCAGAACAGTTCTTCTAACGCGCTGCTCCGGTATGACGACCGCGGGAGCATATGCGAGCCGCTCATGCGGAAGCGTACCATCAACACCACCTCCCAGATCGCCATTGTCGGCGCCAACATTTGCCCCATCGAGAGCCTCGACTACGA AGTTGTGGAGAACAACCTTTTCAAGCAAGACTGGCGGTCAAGAAAGAAGAAGCAAATATTTCAGTATATTGTTATGAAGTGGACTTTGGTGCTTCTAATCGGCTTGTTGACTGGACTTGTTGGCTTCTTCAATAACCTTGCGGTCGAAAACATTGCTGGATTAAAATTGCTAATCACAAGTGATCTTATGCTCAAGCAAAG GTATTTCACTGCATTTTTGGCATATGGAGGTTCCAATCTAGTCTTGGCAGCAGCTGCTGCAGCAATATGTGCTTACATTGCACCTGCAGCTGCTGGATCTGGTATTCCTGAAGTTAAAGCATATCTTAATGGAGTTGATGCTTATTCTATACTGGCCCCTAGTACACTCTTTGTGAAG ATATTTGGTTCAATACTTGGAGTTTCAGCTGGATTTGTACTTGGAAAGGAAGGTCCAATGGTACATACGGGGGCGTGCATTGCAAACTTACTTGGTCAGGGAGGGTCACGCAAGTACCATCTTACATGCAATTGGCTGAGGTATTTCAAGAACGACAGGGATAGGCGGGATTTGATTACGTGTGGGTGCGCAGCTGGAGTGGCCGCTGCCTTCCGCGCACCTGTTGGTGGCGTCCTGTTTGCTCTTGAGGAAGCAGCATCATG GTGGCGAAGTGCTCTTTTATGGAGAGCATTCTTTACAACTGCTGTTGTGGCTGTCGTGTTGAGGACTCTGATTGAGTTCTGTCGCAGTGGAAAGTGTGGCCTCTTTGGGCAAGGTGGATTGATTATGTTTGATCTCAGTTCAACTGTTGCAACCTATAGTAGTCCGGATCTACTTGCAATAATTCTCCTTGGAATAATTGGTGGTATATTCGGAGGCCTCTTCAACTTTCTCTTGGATAAAATTCTTCGTGTTTACAGTATTATCAACGA GAGAGGTGCTCCATCCAAGATCCTTCTCACTATAATAGTATCAGTTATCACATCAATGTGCTCCTATGGCCTCCCTTGGCTTGCTTCGTGCACTCAATGCCCCGAGGATGCCGTGGAGCAATGTCCTACCGTTGGTCGCTCTGGAAACTATAAAAACTTTCAGTGCCCACCAGGGTATTACAATGGTATGGCATCACTTTTCTTCAATACAAACGATGATGCCATACGCAATCTTTTCAGCACTGGAACTGCAACTGAGTACCACATGTCTAGTCTTTTCATCTTCTTCGTCGCAATTTATTGCCTTGGACTTGTAACTTATGGAATTGCCGTCCCATCTGGTCTCTTTATCCCTGTTATCCTTGCTGGAGCCACATACGGTCGAATAGTGGGTACTCTTTTGGGATCCATATCAAATCTTGACCCTGGACTTTTTGCGCTTCTTGGTGCGGCCTCTTTTCTCGGTGGAACAATGAGAATGACCGTGTCAGTCTGCGTGATCCTTCTAGAACTCACCAACGATCTACAAATGCTCCCTTTGGTCATGCTTGTTCTTCTAATATCGAAGACCATAGCGGATAACTTTAACAAAGGAGTTTATGATCAAATAGTGGTAATGAAAGGTTTGCCGTACATGGAGGCTCATGCTGAACCGTACATGAGACATCTGGTTGCTGGTGATGTCGTGTCTGGCCCACTAATCACCTTTTCAGGTGTTGAGAAGGTAGGGGACATTGTTACTGCGTTGAGGATCACGGGCCACAATGGGTTTCCAGTGGTTGATGAGCCACCTCTAACAGAAGTGCCTGAGTTGGTTGGGCTTGTGATCAGGTCTCATCTATTGGTTTTGCTGAAAGGCAAGATGTTCATGAAGGAGCCAGTGAAAATGAGTGGTAGCTTTGTTATGGAAAGATTTGGTGCCTTTGATTTTGCTAAGGCAGGGTCAGGGAAGGGTTTGAAAATTGAGGATCTATATTTCACTGATGAGGAGATGCAAATGTATGTGGATCTCCATGCAATTGCAAACACCTCACCATATACGGTGGTTGAGACAATGTCACTAGCAAAAGCTGCACTCCTATTCCGAGAACTAGGATTGAGGCATCTCTTGGTTGTTCCAAAGACCCCATAC AGGCCTCCCATTGTTGGAATTCTCACAAGGCATGATTTTGTGGCGGAACATATCCACGACCTGTTCCCAAGTCTCAATCCTCACAACTTTCATTCAGCCTCAATGGGAGGTTGA